From the genome of Halobellus litoreus, one region includes:
- a CDS encoding ABC transporter ATP-binding protein, with translation MSTRQAPDTETAISAKSLGKVYRGEHQSVTALKELSFSVSRGEFFSVVGPSGCGKSTLLRIIARLIDATTGDFEVNSREGSRPENSVVFQEHALFPWRTVQKNVEFGLEMRGVPKQERSSTARDYLRKVGLEGFEDLYPHQLSGGMQQRVNISRAFANDPEVLLMDEPLGALDAQTRHVLQEELLRIWNEEDKTIIYITHSLEEAILMSDRIGLMTSRPGTLKDVYEVDIPRPRTNKTRNRSDFNELYSELWDSLEDEVQASMELRRAESQ, from the coding sequence ATGAGCACGAGACAAGCCCCAGACACCGAAACGGCGATTTCGGCGAAGAGTCTCGGAAAGGTGTACCGAGGCGAGCATCAGAGCGTCACAGCGCTCAAAGAGCTATCATTTTCGGTGTCAAGGGGAGAGTTTTTTAGCGTCGTCGGACCGTCCGGGTGCGGGAAATCGACGCTGCTCAGGATCATCGCCCGTCTCATCGACGCGACGACCGGGGACTTCGAGGTCAACAGTCGAGAGGGGAGCCGTCCGGAGAACTCGGTCGTGTTCCAAGAACACGCGCTTTTTCCGTGGCGGACCGTCCAGAAGAACGTCGAGTTCGGTCTGGAAATGCGGGGGGTCCCGAAGCAGGAACGGAGTTCCACCGCGCGGGACTACCTCAGGAAAGTCGGCCTCGAGGGGTTCGAGGACCTGTATCCACACCAGCTATCCGGTGGAATGCAACAGCGCGTCAACATCTCTCGTGCCTTCGCGAACGACCCGGAGGTACTGCTTATGGACGAACCGCTCGGTGCCCTCGACGCCCAGACGCGACACGTCCTCCAGGAGGAGCTGCTTCGAATCTGGAACGAAGAGGACAAGACGATCATTTACATCACGCACAGCCTGGAGGAGGCGATTCTGATGAGCGACCGGATCGGGCTTATGACGTCGCGGCCGGGGACGTTGAAGGACGTCTACGAAGTGGATATCCCCCGCCCCCGGACCAACAAGACCCGGAACCGGAGCGATTTCAACGAACTGTATTCGGAACTCTGGGACAGCCTCGAAGACGAAGTACAGGCCAGTATGGAACTCAGGCGGGCAGAATCACAATGA
- a CDS encoding ABC transporter permease, producing the protein MSVEHETDDEQLDSSVDARGSSILSRLPLTEEQLISLGSPVMFVILWEATVQFGFLPEAWFPAPSSIFGTLIELIRNGTLVENTAITLRRLLGAFLLAAVPGIVLGLIMGLNATFRAIMDPLVSMLYPIPKIALLPLIIIIFGFGDRSIIVTASITSFFIILLNTMAGVLEIDDVLLEAAENFHARGFQKFYKVVLPGAMPLIFTGLRLGLGLALIVTIAAEFIASESGLGYFILNSWQILRVEYMFAGFIVIGVIGSLLTLGVEKLGDHLMPWRETDTIR; encoded by the coding sequence ATGAGCGTCGAACACGAAACCGACGACGAGCAGCTCGACAGCAGCGTAGACGCTCGGGGGTCGTCGATCCTCTCGCGACTCCCCCTCACCGAAGAACAGTTGATTTCACTGGGTTCGCCAGTGATGTTCGTGATCCTCTGGGAAGCGACCGTCCAATTCGGATTCCTGCCCGAGGCGTGGTTTCCGGCACCGTCTTCGATCTTCGGCACGCTAATCGAACTGATTCGGAACGGCACACTCGTGGAGAATACGGCCATTACGCTTCGACGACTCCTCGGCGCGTTCCTGCTCGCGGCGGTTCCCGGAATCGTCCTGGGTCTCATAATGGGATTGAACGCGACCTTCAGAGCGATTATGGACCCGCTCGTGTCGATGCTGTATCCGATTCCGAAAATCGCGCTACTACCGCTTATCATCATCATCTTCGGATTCGGCGACCGGAGTATCATCGTCACGGCCAGCATCACCTCGTTCTTCATCATTCTACTCAACACGATGGCGGGCGTGCTCGAAATCGACGACGTGTTGCTCGAAGCGGCGGAGAATTTCCACGCGAGGGGGTTCCAGAAGTTCTACAAAGTGGTCCTCCCGGGCGCGATGCCGCTGATATTCACCGGGCTTCGGCTGGGGTTGGGCCTGGCACTCATCGTGACGATCGCAGCCGAGTTCATCGCCAGCGAATCGGGGCTGGGATACTTCATCCTCAACTCCTGGCAGATCCTCCGCGTCGAGTATATGTTCGCCGGGTTCATCGTCATCGGGGTGATCGGCTCCCTTCTGACGTTGGGGGTCGAGAAACTGGGCGACCACCTGATGCCGTGGCGTGAGACGGATACGATCAGATAA
- the gcvH gene encoding glycine cleavage system protein GcvH: MSFETPESLQYLETHEWARIDEGTARIGITDFAQDELGDVVFVELPEIGSTFEQNEQFGVIESIKALSELYVPVAGTVTAVNDTLESKPELVNTDPYGDGWMIELDVGEASTDERVLSAEEYADRTY; the protein is encoded by the coding sequence ATGTCGTTCGAGACTCCAGAGAGCCTCCAGTACTTGGAGACCCACGAGTGGGCGCGAATAGACGAGGGAACGGCCCGTATCGGGATTACCGATTTCGCGCAGGACGAACTCGGTGACGTCGTCTTCGTCGAACTTCCCGAGATCGGATCGACGTTCGAGCAGAACGAGCAGTTCGGCGTGATAGAGAGTATCAAGGCGCTCTCGGAACTGTACGTCCCGGTGGCCGGAACGGTCACGGCCGTCAACGACACTCTCGAATCGAAGCCCGAACTCGTCAACACCGACCCGTACGGTGACGGGTGGATGATCGAACTCGATGTCGGGGAAGCGTCGACCGACGAGCGGGTGCTCTCCGCCGAAGAGTACGCCGACCGGACGTACTGA
- a CDS encoding OsmC family protein has translation MTSPLAAMDTPPCFEVESSDAVELSPPPLELAESQRTYVQSLSEMQKEAIVSNSRTSTVWRLASDEGPYLGGADVAPPPLAHFATGMVSSYMHRLHALADERGIDIDDVELVLDNRYGLQGSLLRGTMTGNALKPSLDVSLQADADEGTVRELVEAAITSTPAHGLLTGERDSVFSLSHNGREIEPDGVAELDGSPDDDPKATFAKLERPHHEQEAPIIRHTGRMTEPLPEGSERYTEKDAAGFADEQDRIIHVRVTCTKRSDGIKEVRQELFSPRGTVFEFASDEPDEHGGPTRAPPATTYLAAGLGFCFMTQIGRYAEAMNADLSDYRICQDSHLSSSDPETTESGAAKPIETQVFIDADEHEDVVRETLDMSEQTCFLHSVCRTDLTQEYGIEQL, from the coding sequence ATGACGTCACCACTCGCAGCGATGGACACGCCCCCCTGTTTCGAGGTCGAATCCTCCGACGCGGTCGAACTTTCTCCACCGCCCCTCGAACTCGCAGAATCCCAACGGACGTACGTACAGAGTCTCTCCGAGATGCAAAAGGAGGCGATCGTCTCCAACAGTCGAACGAGTACCGTCTGGCGTCTCGCCAGCGACGAGGGCCCGTATCTCGGAGGGGCGGACGTGGCACCGCCCCCGTTGGCTCACTTTGCCACCGGGATGGTTAGTTCGTATATGCACCGACTCCACGCTCTCGCCGATGAGCGGGGGATCGACATCGACGACGTCGAACTGGTGTTGGACAACCGCTATGGACTCCAAGGCTCGTTGCTCCGCGGGACGATGACCGGAAACGCTCTCAAACCGTCGCTGGATGTCTCGCTCCAGGCCGACGCGGACGAGGGGACGGTCCGCGAACTGGTCGAGGCGGCGATCACGTCGACGCCGGCGCACGGCCTCCTGACGGGCGAGAGGGACAGTGTGTTCTCGCTGTCGCACAACGGGCGAGAGATCGAACCGGACGGCGTCGCCGAACTGGACGGCTCTCCGGATGACGACCCCAAAGCGACGTTCGCGAAGTTGGAGCGGCCACATCACGAACAGGAGGCACCGATCATCCGCCACACGGGTCGGATGACGGAACCCCTCCCGGAGGGGAGCGAGCGGTACACGGAGAAGGACGCGGCCGGCTTCGCCGACGAGCAGGACCGGATCATACACGTCCGTGTCACCTGCACTAAGCGTAGTGACGGGATCAAAGAGGTCCGCCAGGAACTGTTCAGTCCCCGGGGAACCGTCTTCGAATTCGCGTCGGACGAACCGGACGAACACGGGGGCCCAACGCGAGCACCTCCCGCGACTACCTACCTCGCTGCGGGACTCGGCTTCTGCTTTATGACGCAGATCGGTCGGTACGCCGAAGCGATGAACGCAGACCTCTCCGACTACCGGATCTGTCAGGACAGCCACCTCAGCTCCAGCGATCCGGAGACTACGGAATCGGGTGCGGCGAAGCCGATCGAGACCCAGGTCTTCATCGACGCCGACGAACACGAGGACGTCGTCCGAGAAACGCTGGATATGTCGGAACAGACGTGTTTTTTACACTCGGTCTGTCGGACGGACCTGACGCAGGAGTACGGCATCGAACAGCTCTGA